A stretch of Gorilla gorilla gorilla isolate KB3781 chromosome 9, NHGRI_mGorGor1-v2.1_pri, whole genome shotgun sequence DNA encodes these proteins:
- the LOC109027626 gene encoding LOW QUALITY PROTEIN: olfactory receptor 4A8-like (The sequence of the model RefSeq protein was modified relative to this genomic sequence to represent the inferred CDS: substituted 1 base at 1 genomic stop codon) — MRNNNNITEFVLLGFSQDPSVQKALCVMFLLTYIVTMVGNLLIVVTIIASHSLGSPMYFFLACLSFIDAVYSTTISPVLIVDLLCDKKSISFPACMGQLFIDHLFGGTEIFLLVGMACDRYVAIHKPLHYLTIINXRVCVLLLLVAMTGGFVHSVFQIIVVYSLPFCGPNVIDHFFCDMYPLLELACTDTYFIVLTVVFSGGAICMVFFTLLLISFGVILNSLKAYSQEGRRKALSTCSSHITMLVLFFVPCIFMCARPVSNFLIDKFITVFYTVITPMLNTFIYTLRNSEMKSAIEKLFCKS, encoded by the coding sequence ATGAGAAACAATAACAATATTACAGAATTTGTCCTCTTAGGCTTTTCTCAGGATCCTAGTGTGCAAAAAGCATTGTGTGTCATGTTTTTACTCACATATATTGTGACCATGGTGGGGAACCTACTTATTGTGGTGACTATTATTGCCAGTCATTCCTTGGGCTCCCCAATGTATTTCTTCCTTGCCTGCCTGTCATTTATAGATGCTGTGTATTCCACTACCATTTCTCCCGTATTGATTGTAGACTTACTCTGTGATAAAAAGTCTATTTCCTTCCCAGCTTGCATGGGCCAGCTATTTATAGATCACTTGTTTGGTGGTACAGAGATCTTCCTTCTGGTTGGGATGGCCTGTGATCGCTATGTTGCCATTCATAAGCCACTGCACTATTTGACCATCATAAATTGACGGGTGTGTGTCCTTCTGTTGCTGGTGGCCATGACTGGAGGTTTTGTGCATTCTGTGTTTCAAATTATTGTTGTGTACAGTCTCCCTTTCTGTGGCCCCAATGTCATTGACCACTTTTTCTGTGACATGTACCCATTATTGGAACTGGCATGCACTGACACCTACTTTATAgtcctcactgtggttttcagtGGTGGAGCAATCTGTATGGTATTCTTCACCCTTCTATTAATTTCCTTTGGAGTCATCCTAAACTCCCTTAAAGCTTACAGTCAGGAAGGGAGGCGAAAAGCCCTGTCTACCTGCAGCTCGCACATTACCATGCTTGTCCTGTTTTTTGTTCCCTGTATTTTCATGTGTGCTAGACCTGTCTCAAACTTCCTTATTGATAAATTCATTACTGTGTTTTATACAGTTATCACACCCATGTTGAACACTTTTATATACACATTGAGAAATTCAGAGATGAAAAGTGCTATAGAAAAACTCTTTTGTAAAAGTTAG